Proteins encoded in a region of the Nonomuraea helvata genome:
- a CDS encoding extracellular solute-binding protein, producing the protein MKRSLVLIATAVLLAGCSSGGGKGTSTAPPQGGSPAKVSLEWWHLSTAEPLKTLWAQRAKEYMAKHPNVTIKATVLENDAYKAKLTTITQSGKAPDIFATWGGGVLKQQIEAGLVKDISADVAGVLPTFTPAALSAYQFDGKTYGLPTDIGMVGFWYNKKLFTTAGITQPPATWSAYLEDVKKLKAAGITPIALAGKEKWPGHYYWAYLAMRIAGLDALKQAATDHDFTKPDFIAAGQQVKALADLQPFQKGFLGAAYSTPDGQSATVSNGKAAMELMGQWAPAVQKDNGKGLGADLGFFPFPAVEGGKGSINDAFGGGGGLAVGADAPAEAVDFVRFMTEMGNHSKAVEAGGVLPVLKGEESAVKDPNLKQVATLLASAGGYQLYLDQAYPPAVGQQVNDSVAELIAGTKTPEEVGKAITEVAKSEG; encoded by the coding sequence ATGAAACGCAGTCTGGTGTTGATCGCGACCGCAGTGCTCTTAGCCGGCTGCAGCAGTGGCGGCGGCAAGGGCACCAGTACGGCTCCTCCGCAGGGCGGCTCGCCGGCCAAGGTCTCGCTCGAATGGTGGCACCTGTCGACCGCCGAGCCGCTCAAGACGCTCTGGGCACAGCGGGCCAAGGAGTACATGGCCAAGCACCCCAACGTCACCATCAAGGCCACGGTCCTGGAGAACGACGCGTACAAGGCCAAGCTCACCACGATCACGCAGTCGGGCAAGGCGCCCGACATCTTCGCGACCTGGGGTGGCGGCGTGCTCAAGCAGCAGATCGAGGCGGGGCTGGTCAAGGACATCTCCGCCGACGTCGCCGGCGTCCTGCCCACCTTCACGCCGGCGGCGCTGAGCGCGTACCAGTTCGACGGCAAGACGTACGGGCTGCCGACCGACATCGGCATGGTCGGCTTCTGGTACAACAAGAAACTCTTCACCACGGCGGGCATCACCCAGCCGCCCGCCACGTGGTCGGCGTATCTCGAGGACGTCAAGAAGCTCAAGGCGGCGGGCATCACGCCGATCGCGCTGGCCGGCAAGGAGAAGTGGCCGGGCCACTACTACTGGGCCTACCTCGCCATGCGCATCGCCGGCCTGGACGCGCTCAAGCAGGCGGCCACCGACCACGACTTCACCAAGCCCGACTTCATCGCCGCCGGGCAGCAGGTCAAGGCGCTGGCGGACCTGCAGCCGTTCCAGAAGGGCTTCCTCGGCGCGGCGTACTCCACCCCCGACGGCCAGTCCGCCACGGTCTCGAACGGCAAGGCCGCCATGGAGCTGATGGGCCAGTGGGCGCCCGCCGTGCAGAAGGACAACGGCAAGGGGCTCGGCGCCGACCTCGGCTTCTTCCCCTTCCCCGCGGTCGAGGGCGGCAAGGGCTCGATCAATGACGCGTTCGGCGGTGGCGGCGGCCTGGCCGTGGGCGCGGACGCCCCCGCGGAGGCCGTGGACTTCGTCAGGTTCATGACCGAGATGGGCAACCACTCCAAGGCCGTGGAGGCCGGCGGCGTGCTGCCGGTGCTCAAGGGTGAGGAGAGCGCGGTCAAGGACCCCAACCTCAAGCAGGTCGCGACCCTGCTCGCCTCGGCCGGCGGCTACCAGCTCTACCTGGACCAGGCCTACCCGCCCGCCGTCGGCCAGCAGGTCAACGACAGCGTGGCCGAGCTCATCGCCGGTACGAAGACGCCGGAGGAAGTGGGCAAGGCCATCACCGAAGTGGCCAAGAGCGAAGGATGA
- a CDS encoding sugar ABC transporter permease: MTTLITGPEAVKLPAPAPAARGRGRWVTIALFLLPALVLFLLLVVAPILVAFYASAFRWNGFGGLPTNFIGLDNFTRLFKTEIFAQDLWHLLVLMLFSIVVQLPFSLAIAMLLNQRIRGRALYRVVFFAPYVLSEVITGVLFSLILSPGSGLANHILSVFGIESEWLADPATVMPSLFLVMTWKYFGFHMMIYLAGRQNIPNELIEAAQIDGATSWKTFRHITLPLLGPTIRISVFLSVIYTIQLFDLVWILTQGGPSHSSETMAVTMMDWGFKRSQVGYASAISVVMFLLSLVFALVYQRLVMRRDLAGATTSMGGRR; the protein is encoded by the coding sequence ATGACGACACTCATCACAGGGCCGGAGGCGGTTAAGCTTCCGGCCCCCGCCCCTGCTGCCAGGGGGCGCGGCCGCTGGGTGACCATCGCCCTGTTCCTGCTGCCCGCCCTGGTCCTCTTCCTGCTCCTTGTCGTCGCGCCCATCCTGGTGGCGTTCTACGCCAGCGCGTTCAGGTGGAACGGGTTCGGCGGCCTGCCGACCAACTTCATCGGCCTGGACAACTTCACCCGGCTGTTCAAGACCGAGATCTTCGCCCAGGACCTGTGGCACCTGCTGGTCCTCATGCTTTTCTCGATCGTCGTCCAGCTGCCGTTCTCGCTGGCCATCGCGATGCTGCTGAACCAGCGCATCCGCGGGCGGGCGCTCTACCGAGTGGTGTTCTTCGCGCCGTACGTGCTCTCTGAGGTCATCACCGGCGTGCTGTTCTCGCTGATCCTCTCGCCAGGGTCGGGCCTGGCGAACCACATCCTGTCGGTGTTCGGGATCGAGTCGGAGTGGCTGGCCGACCCCGCCACCGTGATGCCGTCCCTGTTCCTCGTCATGACGTGGAAATATTTCGGCTTCCACATGATGATCTATCTCGCCGGGCGGCAGAACATCCCGAACGAGCTCATCGAGGCGGCCCAGATCGACGGCGCCACGAGCTGGAAGACGTTCCGGCACATCACGCTGCCACTGCTCGGGCCGACGATCCGGATCAGCGTCTTCCTGTCCGTCATCTACACCATCCAGCTCTTCGACCTGGTCTGGATCCTCACCCAGGGCGGCCCTTCGCACTCCTCCGAGACGATGGCCGTCACCATGATGGACTGGGGCTTCAAGCGCTCCCAGGTCGGCTACGCCAGCGCCATCAGCGTCGTGATGTTCCTGCTCAGTCTCGTCTTCGCGCTCGTCTACCAGCGTCTCGTGATGCGCCGCGACCTGGCGGGCGCGACCACCTCGATGGGAGGCCGCCGATGA
- a CDS encoding carbohydrate ABC transporter permease, translating to MIRRKKPTPRRNTLPLHVVAWIVGAFVIVPVIYAVIGGFKPTSELSQNPLGLPRTWMTANYTDVLGSGSFWLQMWNSTFIAVLTTVLTVGVSALAGFVFARFAFRGRELFFTLFTAGLMFPFAVAILPIFVLLRSFGLLGNPFGVILTQAAFGLPLTIIILRGFFRSIPGEIEEAATIDGCSPFGFFWRILLPMARPAVATVSVLALVGSWNQFMLPLVVFNEESSWTLPLGIQQFQGQYASDTARILAYLVLAMLPALGFYAVAERHLVGGLTAGATKG from the coding sequence ATGATCCGCCGCAAGAAGCCCACGCCGCGGCGGAACACCCTGCCGCTGCACGTGGTCGCGTGGATCGTCGGCGCGTTCGTCATCGTCCCGGTGATCTACGCGGTGATCGGCGGGTTCAAGCCCACGAGCGAGCTCTCGCAGAACCCGCTCGGGCTGCCGAGAACGTGGATGACGGCCAACTACACCGACGTGCTCGGCTCGGGCTCGTTCTGGCTGCAAATGTGGAACAGCACGTTCATCGCGGTGCTGACGACCGTGCTGACCGTCGGGGTGTCGGCGCTGGCGGGGTTCGTCTTCGCCCGGTTCGCCTTCCGCGGCAGGGAGCTGTTCTTCACGTTGTTCACGGCCGGGCTGATGTTCCCGTTCGCGGTGGCCATCCTGCCGATCTTCGTGCTGCTGCGCTCGTTCGGCCTGCTGGGCAACCCGTTCGGCGTGATCCTCACGCAGGCGGCGTTCGGCCTGCCCTTGACGATCATCATTCTGCGCGGTTTCTTCCGCAGCATCCCGGGCGAGATCGAGGAGGCGGCCACCATCGACGGCTGCAGCCCGTTCGGGTTCTTCTGGCGGATCCTGCTGCCGATGGCCAGGCCCGCCGTCGCCACCGTCTCGGTCCTCGCGCTCGTGGGCAGCTGGAACCAGTTCATGCTGCCGCTCGTGGTCTTCAACGAGGAGTCGAGCTGGACACTGCCGCTGGGCATCCAGCAGTTCCAGGGCCAGTACGCCTCCGACACCGCCCGCATCCTGGCCTACCTCGTGCTGGCCATGCTGCCCGCGCTCGGGTTCTACGCCGTCGCGGAACGTCACCTGGTCGGCGGCCTCACCGCGGGCGCGACGAAGGGATGA
- the efeU gene encoding iron uptake transporter permease EfeU, with product MFASYLIGLREGLEATLVVSVLVAFLVKSDRKDKLPQVWTGVGAAVALSVGFGALLTFTAANLGHTGQELFDAITSLLAVVFVTWMIFWMRRAARALSGELRGKLSEALEMGSFAVVVMAFLAVAREGLETAILFFASVQGATASPDPLIGISLGLLTSVLLGWGLYRSAVKINLTKFFTWTGLLLILVAAGIFKYGVHDLQEANLLPGLSTYAFDISSVLPPTSWYGALLSGMLNITPQPSVAEVIAWVCYLVPTLFFFLRDSRVKTTPTPASSAV from the coding sequence GTGTTCGCCAGTTACCTCATCGGACTGCGCGAAGGTCTCGAGGCGACACTCGTCGTCTCGGTCCTGGTCGCATTCCTCGTCAAAAGCGACCGGAAGGACAAGCTCCCGCAGGTCTGGACGGGAGTGGGTGCGGCCGTCGCGCTGTCCGTGGGGTTCGGGGCGCTGCTGACGTTCACCGCGGCGAACCTCGGACACACCGGGCAGGAACTGTTCGACGCCATCACCTCGCTGCTCGCCGTCGTGTTCGTCACGTGGATGATCTTCTGGATGCGGCGGGCGGCCCGCGCGCTCTCCGGCGAGCTGCGCGGCAAGCTCTCCGAGGCGCTGGAGATGGGCTCGTTCGCGGTCGTCGTGATGGCGTTCCTCGCCGTCGCCCGTGAGGGGCTCGAGACGGCCATCCTCTTCTTCGCCTCCGTGCAGGGTGCCACCGCCTCGCCGGACCCGCTGATCGGCATCAGCCTGGGGCTGCTCACCTCCGTACTCCTCGGATGGGGCCTCTACCGCAGCGCCGTGAAGATCAACCTCACCAAGTTCTTCACCTGGACGGGGCTGCTGCTGATCCTGGTGGCCGCGGGCATCTTCAAGTACGGGGTGCACGACCTCCAGGAGGCGAACCTCCTGCCGGGCCTGAGCACGTACGCCTTCGACATCAGCTCCGTCCTGCCCCCCACGTCCTGGTACGGCGCGCTGCTGTCAGGCATGCTGAACATCACGCCGCAGCCCAGCGTCGCCGAGGTCATCGCCTGGGTCTGCTATCTCGTGCCCACACTCTTCTTCTTCCTGCGCGACTCGCGAGTGAAGACCACGCCGACGCCCGCCTCCTCCGCGGTCTGA
- the efeO gene encoding iron uptake system protein EfeO codes for MRTAIRLSFGVLALTTLAACGSGGGAATPSGSAAAPGKIAVAASDTECKVAASEVTAGTTTFSITNGGSKVTEFYVYAPGDRVMAELENIVPGLTRELIAELPAGAYETVCKPGMIGKGIRNALKVTGEHKALNEDAKLAEAVAGYKRYIKAQSDTLLVKTQEFVDAVKAEKVDKAKELYPVARTYWERIEPVAEIFGNLDPAIDAREADLADGEEWTGFHKIEKDLWIKKDVSKDGPIADKLITDVKTIVDKANAAQLTPLNLANGAKELLDEVATGKITGEEDIWSHTDLWDFDANLEGSKAAVQALRPVLEERAPDLVRTLDQKFAAAEAALDAHQKGDGWQLHNELSKAELKTLSDAINALAEPISKIAPAITK; via the coding sequence ATGCGTACCGCAATCCGCCTGTCCTTCGGCGTGCTCGCCCTCACGACACTGGCCGCCTGCGGCTCCGGGGGCGGCGCCGCCACCCCCTCCGGATCCGCCGCCGCGCCCGGGAAGATCGCCGTGGCGGCGTCCGACACCGAGTGCAAGGTCGCCGCCTCCGAGGTGACCGCGGGCACCACGACGTTCTCGATCACGAACGGCGGCAGCAAGGTGACCGAGTTCTATGTGTACGCCCCCGGCGACCGGGTCATGGCCGAACTCGAGAACATCGTGCCCGGGCTGACCAGGGAGCTCATCGCCGAGCTGCCGGCGGGCGCGTACGAGACGGTGTGCAAGCCCGGCATGATCGGCAAGGGCATCCGCAACGCGCTCAAGGTGACCGGCGAGCACAAGGCACTCAACGAGGACGCCAAGCTCGCCGAGGCCGTCGCCGGCTACAAGCGGTACATCAAGGCGCAGAGCGACACGCTGCTGGTCAAGACGCAGGAGTTCGTGGACGCGGTCAAGGCGGAGAAGGTCGACAAGGCCAAGGAGCTGTACCCGGTCGCGCGTACGTACTGGGAGCGCATCGAGCCGGTGGCGGAGATCTTCGGCAACCTCGACCCGGCCATCGACGCCCGCGAGGCGGATCTGGCCGACGGCGAGGAGTGGACCGGCTTCCACAAGATCGAGAAGGATCTGTGGATCAAGAAGGACGTCAGCAAGGACGGCCCGATCGCCGACAAGCTGATCACCGACGTCAAGACCATCGTGGACAAGGCGAACGCCGCCCAGCTGACCCCCCTGAACCTGGCCAACGGCGCCAAGGAGCTGCTCGACGAGGTGGCCACCGGGAAGATCACCGGCGAGGAGGACATCTGGTCGCACACCGACCTGTGGGACTTCGACGCCAACCTCGAGGGCTCCAAGGCGGCCGTGCAGGCGCTCAGGCCGGTGCTGGAGGAGCGGGCTCCCGACCTGGTCAGGACGCTGGACCAGAAGTTCGCCGCGGCCGAGGCGGCACTCGACGCGCACCAGAAGGGCGACGGCTGGCAGTTGCACAATGAGCTGTCCAAGGCCGAGCTGAAGACCCTGTCGGACGCGATCAACGCGCTGGCCGAGCCGATCAGCAAGATCGCTCCGGCCATCACGAAGTAG
- the efeB gene encoding iron uptake transporter deferrochelatase/peroxidase subunit produces the protein MSDSRGARMSRRGLFGLGAAGAAVVGAGVVASNTLLDEAPVAHAASISDPFPFYGEHQAGVVTPAQDRLHFVAFDVITKNRAELVELLQEWTAAAARLTQGKEAGSFGAVGGAPEAAPDDTGEALGLPASGLTLTIGFGASLFDERFGLAGKRPAALADLPKFPGEQLIPEISGGDICVQACAHDPQVAVHAIRNLARIGFGKVSVRWSQLGFGCTSSTSRAQATPRNLMGFKDGTNNLKLEDAELLRDQLWASAQDGSAWMAGGTYMVTRKIRMAIETWDRTSLAEQEQIFGRNKGEGAPLGKQAEFDAVDFAAKGADGQPHIKADAHVRLAHPSNNSNAHLLRRGYNFVDGSDGLGRLDAGLFFIAYQRDPRKQFVPVQMKLAKNDALNEYIKHVSSGLFACPPGVRDAGDYWGRTLFE, from the coding sequence ATGAGCGATTCGCGTGGCGCGCGGATGAGCCGTAGGGGGCTGTTCGGGCTGGGTGCGGCGGGCGCCGCGGTGGTCGGGGCCGGGGTCGTGGCCTCGAACACGCTGCTCGACGAGGCACCGGTCGCGCACGCCGCCTCGATCTCCGACCCCTTCCCCTTCTACGGCGAGCACCAGGCGGGCGTCGTCACGCCCGCGCAGGACCGGCTGCACTTCGTGGCGTTCGACGTCATCACGAAGAATCGGGCCGAGCTGGTCGAGCTGCTGCAGGAGTGGACGGCCGCGGCGGCGCGGCTGACGCAGGGCAAGGAGGCGGGGTCGTTCGGGGCGGTGGGCGGCGCGCCCGAGGCGGCGCCGGACGACACGGGCGAGGCGCTCGGGCTGCCGGCCTCCGGGCTGACGCTGACGATCGGGTTCGGGGCGTCGCTGTTCGACGAGCGGTTCGGGCTGGCGGGCAAGCGTCCCGCGGCCCTCGCCGACCTGCCGAAGTTCCCGGGCGAACAACTCATTCCCGAAATTTCCGGCGGGGACATCTGCGTACAGGCCTGCGCCCACGACCCCCAGGTCGCCGTGCACGCCATCCGCAACCTGGCCAGGATCGGCTTCGGCAAGGTGTCCGTACGCTGGTCGCAGCTCGGTTTCGGCTGTACGTCGTCCACGTCCCGGGCCCAGGCGACCCCGCGCAACCTGATGGGCTTCAAGGACGGCACCAACAACCTCAAGCTCGAGGACGCCGAACTGCTCCGCGACCAGCTGTGGGCCTCCGCGCAGGACGGCAGCGCCTGGATGGCGGGCGGCACGTACATGGTGACCAGGAAGATCCGCATGGCGATCGAGACCTGGGACCGCACGTCGCTCGCCGAGCAGGAGCAGATCTTCGGCCGGAACAAGGGCGAGGGCGCGCCGCTGGGCAAGCAGGCGGAGTTCGACGCGGTGGACTTCGCGGCCAAGGGGGCGGACGGGCAGCCGCACATCAAGGCCGACGCCCACGTACGGTTGGCGCACCCGAGCAACAACAGCAACGCGCACCTGCTCCGCCGCGGCTACAACTTCGTGGACGGCTCGGACGGGCTCGGCCGCCTGGACGCGGGGCTCTTCTTCATCGCCTACCAGCGGGATCCGCGCAAGCAGTTCGTGCCCGTCCAGATGAAGCTGGCCAAGAACGACGCGCTCAACGAGTACATCAAGCACGTCTCGAGCGGCTTGTTCGCCTGCCCGCCCGGCGTCAGGGACGCGGGAGACTACTGGGGCCGCACGCTCTTCGAGTAG
- a CDS encoding DUF4097 family beta strand repeat-containing protein, which translates to MQKFGTLAPISAVLDIPAGRVQFIAADRADTTVEVRPANAAKSRDVKAAEQTTVAYADGVLRIETVAEKNQYFGPSGSIEVTVQLPAGSRVEAKAASAELRTVGRLGDVVFDGAYSQITIDEAASLRLTAVDGDVEIGRLGGPAQISTARGDIRIAEATGGKVVLSTQSGDISINAAAGVSAALDAGTSHGRIANALKNNGTAELDIHATTSNGDITARSL; encoded by the coding sequence ATGCAGAAGTTCGGCACCCTCGCCCCGATCTCCGCCGTCCTGGACATCCCCGCGGGCCGCGTCCAGTTCATCGCCGCCGACCGGGCCGACACCACGGTCGAGGTCCGACCCGCCAACGCCGCAAAGAGCCGCGATGTGAAGGCGGCCGAGCAGACCACGGTCGCATACGCCGACGGCGTCCTGCGGATCGAGACGGTCGCGGAGAAGAACCAGTACTTCGGCCCGTCCGGGTCCATCGAGGTGACGGTCCAGCTGCCCGCCGGCTCCCGCGTCGAGGCCAAGGCGGCCAGCGCCGAACTGCGGACCGTCGGCCGCCTCGGCGATGTCGTCTTCGACGGCGCGTACAGCCAGATCACGATCGACGAGGCCGCGAGCCTCCGCCTCACCGCGGTCGACGGCGACGTCGAGATCGGCCGCCTGGGCGGCCCCGCGCAGATCAGCACCGCACGAGGCGACATCCGGATCGCCGAGGCCACGGGCGGCAAGGTCGTGCTCAGCACCCAGTCCGGCGACATCTCGATCAACGCCGCCGCCGGGGTCTCGGCCGCCCTGGACGCCGGCACCAGCCACGGCCGCATCGCCAACGCCCTCAAGAACAACGGCACCGCCGAACTCGACATCCACGCCACCACCTCCAACGGCGACATCACTGCCCGCAGCCTGTGA
- a CDS encoding signal peptidase II, with protein MMLMLAAVVLVVDQLTKLWAVSTLSESERVAVIPPLIHFRLFYNAGAAFSVGTGATWVFALAATAAVVGILYTARRLASPGWALVLGVLLGGAASHLGDRLFREPGFARGHVVDFIDYGPFVGNVADIALTCGCVAMVLLSLRGVPLARVPGEESA; from the coding sequence ATGATGCTCATGCTGGCCGCGGTGGTCCTTGTCGTGGATCAGCTCACCAAGCTCTGGGCGGTCTCCACACTGTCCGAGAGTGAGCGCGTCGCCGTGATTCCCCCTCTGATTCACTTCCGGCTGTTTTACAACGCCGGAGCCGCGTTCTCCGTAGGTACCGGCGCCACATGGGTGTTCGCCCTGGCGGCGACAGCCGCAGTGGTCGGCATTCTCTACACCGCGCGTCGGCTGGCCTCCCCTGGCTGGGCGCTCGTGCTGGGGGTGTTGCTTGGTGGGGCGGCGTCTCACCTAGGCGATCGGCTCTTCCGCGAGCCCGGCTTCGCCCGCGGGCACGTCGTGGACTTCATCGACTACGGCCCGTTCGTGGGTAACGTCGCCGACATCGCACTCACCTGCGGGTGTGTTGCGATGGTACTGCTCAGCCTGCGTGGTGTGCCGCTCGCCAGGGTGCCCGGGGAAGAGTCCGCCTAG
- a CDS encoding SUKH-4 family immunity protein: MTHESLVLAFPDDDVTVTSPVDLPTAITDPTARRVLTEIGFPEHVEQCLWFEALDTPLVTLASSGYSPFETTAARAADFYVIGVSTAGLLCLDGVSGECYFVDDKGNVLLAAFQLDRLLEFAWRLKTDIDSGHVGETWEQRLIADFRKLDPLTLATSEDKWRDVIAACHANALS, encoded by the coding sequence ATGACACACGAATCGCTGGTGCTGGCCTTCCCCGACGACGACGTCACTGTCACATCGCCTGTCGATCTACCTACGGCAATCACCGATCCGACAGCCCGTCGAGTCCTGACAGAGATCGGGTTTCCGGAACATGTCGAGCAGTGCCTCTGGTTTGAGGCACTCGACACGCCGCTCGTGACCCTGGCCTCCTCCGGATACAGTCCATTCGAAACGACGGCGGCCCGGGCCGCGGATTTCTATGTGATCGGCGTGAGCACCGCAGGTCTGCTGTGTCTGGACGGCGTGTCGGGCGAGTGCTATTTCGTGGACGACAAGGGCAACGTGTTGTTGGCCGCCTTCCAGCTCGACCGGCTCCTCGAATTCGCCTGGCGGTTGAAAACCGACATCGACTCTGGTCACGTCGGCGAAACCTGGGAACAGCGTCTGATCGCCGACTTCCGCAAGCTCGACCCCCTCACCCTCGCAACATCCGAGGACAAGTGGCGCGATGTCATCGCGGCGTGCCATGCCAATGCCCTGAGCTGA
- a CDS encoding aminotransferase class V-fold PLP-dependent enzyme — MPIQRSVPDLPTSPLLERIREGVIGDDEVLQGPYGLRRIIYADYTASGRSLGFIEDFIRDHVLPRYANTHTESSGTGLQTSRLREEARRAVHDAVGGGPDDVVIFCGSGATSAINKLVGILELRVPGRYAPVVPEEERPVVFVGPYEHHSNELPWRESIADTVAIGEDRYGQIDCDDLRAQLARHADRPLLIGSFSAASNVTGILSDTERIAALLHEHGALSFWDYAAAGPYVPIRMAADAPGANDHKDAIFLSPHKFIGGPQTPGVLVVRRELVRNRVPTAPGGGTVLFVDPTGHRYLDDAIAREEGGTPAIVESIRAGLVFRLKQAIGTDLIQAREERFWQRALRRWESNPNIEILGDRHSRRLSIVSVRIRSGELFLHHNYVVAVLNDLFGIQARGGCSCAGPYGHRLLAIDAARSRAFEEEIGHGCQGIKPGWVRINFNYFISDAVCDYLIEAVELVALHGHRLLPDYRFDPRTGLWRHHRGSAEPPLHLSDLRFDDPGALPVAHVRAGEDALPGYLEEARAILAARSDEIDPRPPDLPDDFERLRWFPLPAGCLAAI; from the coding sequence GTGCCTATACAACGATCTGTCCCCGACCTGCCCACCTCGCCGCTGCTTGAGCGCATCCGCGAGGGCGTCATCGGCGACGACGAGGTGTTGCAGGGCCCGTACGGGCTGCGCCGCATCATCTACGCCGACTACACCGCCTCGGGCAGGTCGCTCGGCTTCATCGAGGACTTCATCCGCGATCACGTCCTGCCGCGCTACGCCAACACGCACACCGAGAGCTCCGGGACCGGGCTGCAGACCAGCCGATTACGGGAGGAGGCCCGTCGCGCCGTTCACGACGCCGTCGGCGGGGGCCCGGACGATGTGGTGATCTTCTGTGGTTCGGGCGCGACCTCGGCGATCAACAAGCTCGTCGGCATCCTGGAGCTGCGTGTACCCGGCCGGTACGCGCCGGTGGTCCCGGAGGAGGAACGGCCGGTGGTGTTCGTCGGTCCCTACGAGCACCACTCCAACGAGTTGCCCTGGCGCGAGTCCATCGCCGACACCGTCGCCATCGGTGAGGACCGCTACGGCCAGATCGACTGCGACGACCTGCGTGCCCAGCTGGCCCGCCACGCCGACCGGCCGCTGCTGATCGGCAGCTTCTCGGCCGCTTCGAATGTGACCGGCATCCTGTCCGACACCGAGCGCATCGCGGCGCTGCTCCACGAGCACGGCGCGCTGTCGTTCTGGGACTACGCGGCGGCCGGGCCGTACGTGCCGATCCGGATGGCCGCCGACGCGCCCGGGGCGAACGACCACAAGGATGCGATCTTCCTGTCGCCGCACAAGTTCATCGGCGGGCCGCAGACGCCCGGTGTCCTGGTGGTGCGGCGCGAACTGGTCCGCAACCGGGTGCCCACCGCGCCGGGCGGCGGCACCGTGCTGTTCGTGGACCCCACCGGGCACCGTTACCTCGACGATGCGATCGCCCGTGAGGAGGGTGGCACACCGGCCATCGTCGAGTCGATCCGCGCCGGGCTGGTCTTCCGGCTCAAGCAGGCCATCGGCACCGACCTCATCCAAGCCCGTGAGGAACGCTTCTGGCAGCGGGCCCTGCGGCGGTGGGAGAGCAATCCGAACATCGAGATCCTCGGCGACCGGCACTCTCGCCGGCTGTCGATCGTGTCGGTCCGCATCCGGTCCGGAGAGCTGTTCCTGCACCACAACTACGTGGTGGCGGTGCTGAACGACCTGTTCGGCATCCAGGCACGCGGCGGCTGCTCCTGCGCCGGCCCCTACGGTCACCGCCTGCTGGCCATCGACGCCGCGCGCTCGCGGGCCTTCGAGGAGGAGATCGGGCACGGCTGCCAGGGCATCAAACCGGGCTGGGTACGCATCAACTTCAACTACTTCATCTCCGACGCCGTCTGCGACTACCTCATCGAAGCCGTCGAACTGGTGGCCCTGCACGGCCACCGGCTGCTGCCCGATTACCGCTTCGACCCCCGCACCGGGCTGTGGCGGCACCACCGCGGCTCCGCCGAGCCGCCACTGCACCTGTCCGACCTGCGCTTCGACGACCCCGGCGCGCTGCCCGTCGCACATGTCCGCGCCGGCGAGGACGCGCTGCCCGGCTACCTGGAGGAGGCCCGGGCCATCCTGGCGGCCCGCTCCGACGAGATCGACCCGCGCCCGCCGGACCTGCCGGACGACTTCGAGCGGCTGCGCTGGTTTCCGCTGCCGGCCGGCTGCCTGGCCGCGATCTGA
- a CDS encoding sigma-70 family RNA polymerase sigma factor has protein sequence MDDADSRHRFETMYRQTYEQILGYAMRRCSSPEDAVDAVAETYLIMWRRLAELPHGEAGRLWLYGVARRVLANHRRGERRRATRHAELTAEAEVLYALPSPQTGPDEVGEAMDLLSDDDRELLALAIWEELDPGEIAVVLGCSRNAARIRLYRARKRFAKALEKTRPSVTRLEARPLVEGESR, from the coding sequence GTGGATGACGCAGACAGCCGGCACCGGTTCGAAACCATGTACCGGCAGACGTATGAACAGATCCTTGGTTACGCCATGCGGCGGTGTTCCTCTCCCGAGGACGCGGTGGATGCCGTGGCGGAGACCTACTTGATCATGTGGCGGCGGTTGGCCGAGCTTCCGCATGGCGAGGCCGGCAGACTCTGGTTGTACGGCGTGGCCCGGCGGGTCCTGGCCAACCACCGTCGTGGCGAGCGACGCAGAGCAACCCGGCACGCCGAACTCACGGCCGAGGCCGAAGTCCTCTACGCTCTGCCCTCTCCTCAGACCGGGCCTGACGAAGTGGGCGAGGCCATGGACCTGCTCTCCGACGACGATCGCGAGCTGCTGGCCCTGGCCATCTGGGAGGAACTCGATCCTGGAGAGATCGCCGTGGTGCTGGGCTGTTCGCGCAACGCCGCCCGCATCCGCCTGTACCGGGCGCGCAAGCGCTTCGCCAAGGCGCTGGAGAAGACCCGGCCATCAGTCACCCGCCTCGAAGCGCGGCCACTCGTCGAAGGGGAGTCACGGTGA